Proteins co-encoded in one Astatotilapia calliptera chromosome 18, fAstCal1.2, whole genome shotgun sequence genomic window:
- the wrnip1 gene encoding ATPase WRNIP1 isoform X1, protein MANEKTAAAPDSVQCPVCLKDFTSATINGHLDICLLKGVTDSSPSTADESGPPVKKSRTGPEAIIKPAASSSSVASAQSPGMFSLFQSNRGKPPVQTERNGLFVGKQSPGSAASKGVKRLLNEEADLGAAGTETLRSQQPAPASSGQGLKTAKRLSPRTLLAVDKPLAEVLRPETLEEYFGQNKVVGEQSLFRPLLDSQEIPSLILWGPPGCGKTTLAHIIASTSKKKGAARFVTLSATSTSTNEVREVIKQAQNELRLCKRKTILFIDEIHRFNKSQQDTFLPHVECGTVTLIGATTENPSFQVNAALLSRCKVLVLEKLSVEAMGSILNRAVATLGIRIQGQDSTNPKYEDQTDGHRPKIYIQQKALDTMAYLCDGDARVGLNSLQLAVQAQMSKTNLLAPDDSPQEILVTEEHVKEGLQRSHILYDKAGEEHYNCISALHKSMRGSHENASLYWLGRMLEGGEDPLYVARRLVRFASEDVGMADPAALTQAVSAFQACHFIGMPECEVILAQCVVYLARAPKSVSIYKAYDNVKTCLRSHKGPLPPVPLHLRNAPTRLMKQLGYSKGYKYNPAFSDPVEQEYLPEELQGINFFTWKPSDS, encoded by the exons ATGGCGAACGAGAAGACAGCTGCAGCACCAGACTCGGTGCAATGTCCCGTTTGTCTTAAAGACTTCACGTCCGCCACAATCAACGGACATCTGGATATATGTCTGCTGAAAGGCGTTACCGACAGCAGCCCGTCCACAGCAGACGAGAGCGGACCTCCCGTAAAGAAATCCCGCACTGGTCCCGAGGCTATCATCAAACctgcagccagctcctcctccgTGGCCAGCGCGCAGTCACCGGGGATGTTTTCGCTGTTTCAGAGCAACAGGGGGAAACCTCCGGTCCAGACTGAACGGAACGGTTTGTTTGTCGGTAAACAAAGTCCTGGCAGTGCTGCCAGCAAGGGGGTGAAACGTTTACTGAACGAGGAGGCGGATCTTGGAGCGGCAGGTACAGAGACTTTGAGGAGTCAGCAGCCCGCGCCTGCATCCAGCGGGCAGGGCTTGAAAACGGCGAAACGTCTGTCACCGCGGACGTTGCTTGCAGTAGACAAACCTCTGGCGGAGGTGCTGAGACCAGAAACACTGGAGGAATACTTTGGGCAAAATAAAGTTGTAGGAGAGCAAAGTCTCTTCCGGCCACTTCTTGACTCCCAGGAAATACCGTCGCTGATCCTCTGGGGACCCCCGGGATGCGGAAAG ACCACTCTAGCCCACATCATTGCCAGCACCAGTAAGAAGAAGGGGGCGGCTCGCTTTGTAACTCTGTCCGCCACCAGTACATCCACCAATGAGGTCAGAGAAGTGATAAAGCAAGCGCAAAACGAGCTCCGACTGTGCAAGAGGAAGACCATCCTGTTCATCGATGAAATTCACCGCTTCAATAAATCCCAACAG GACACCTTCCTTCCACATGTGGAGTGTGGCACAGTCACTTTGATTGGAGCGACCACTGAGAATCCATCCTTCCAGGTGAATGCTGCCCTACTGAGCAGGTGCAAGGTGCTGGTTCTGGAGAAGCTGTCTGTGGAGGCGATGGGCTCGATCCTGAACAGAGCTGTGGCCACACTTGGGATCAGAATCCAGGGACAAGATTCGACAAACCCCAAATATGAAGACCAAACAGATGGACACAG acCAAAGATTTACATTCAGCAAAAAGCCCTGGACACCATGGCCTACCTTTGTGATGGCGACGCAAGAGTCGGACTCAATAGTCTCCAGCTGGCTGTTCAGGCTCAGATGTCCAAAACAAACCTCTTAGCACCCGACGATTCTCCTCAAGAGATACTAGTGACAGAAGAGCATGTCAAAGAAGGTCTCCAAAGGTCCCACATTCTCTATGATAAAGCTG GTGAAGAGCATTACAACTGCATATCAGCGTTACATAAGTCTATGAGAGGCTCCCATGAGAATGCGTCTCTATACTGGCTGGGCCGTATGCTTGAGGGTGGCGAGGATCCGCTCTACGTGGCTCGCAGATTGGTCCGCTTTGCCAGTGAAGATGTGG GTATGGCAGATCCCGCCGCTCTTACTCAGGCTGTTTCTGCCTTCCAAGCCTGTCATTTCATTGGGATGCCTGAATGTGAG GTGATCCTCGCTCAGTGTGTGGTCTATCTGGCACGAGCACCCAAGTCTGTTTCGATCTACAAGGCCTATGATAATGTGAAGACCTGTTTGAGAAGCCACAAAGGTCCCCTGCCTCCCGTCCCCTTGCACCTCCGCAATGCCCCAACCAGGCTTATGAAACAGCTGGGATACTCGAAAGGCTACAAATACAACCCAGCCTTCAGCGACCCCGTAGAGCAGGAGTACTTACCTGAGGAGCTGCAAGGAATCAACTTCTTCACCTGGAAGCCCTCAGACTCATGA
- the wrnip1 gene encoding ATPase WRNIP1 isoform X2 — MANEKTAAAPDSVQCPVCLKDFTSATINGHLDICLLKGVTDSSPSTADESGPPVKKSRTGPEAIIKPAASSSSVASAQSPGMFSLFQSNRGKPPVQTERNGLFVGKQSPGSAASKGVKRLLNEEADLGAAGTETLRSQQPAPASSGQGLKTAKRLSPRTLLAVDKPLAEVLRPETLEEYFGQNKVVGEQSLFRPLLDSQEIPSLILWGPPGCGKTTLAHIIASTSKKKGAARFVTLSATSTSTNEVREVIKQAQNELRLCKRKTILFIDEIHRFNKSQQDTFLPHVECGTVTLIGATTENPSFQVNAALLSRCKVLVLEKLSVEAMGSILNRAVATLGIRIQGQDSTNPKYEDQTDGHRPKIYIQQKALDTMAYLCDGDARVGLNSLQLAVQAQMSKTNLLAPDDSPQEILVTEEHVKEGLQRSHILYDKAGEEHYNCISALHKSMRGSHENASLYWLGRMLEGGEDPLYVARRLVRFASEDVWQIPPLLLRLFLPSKPVISLGCLNVR, encoded by the exons ATGGCGAACGAGAAGACAGCTGCAGCACCAGACTCGGTGCAATGTCCCGTTTGTCTTAAAGACTTCACGTCCGCCACAATCAACGGACATCTGGATATATGTCTGCTGAAAGGCGTTACCGACAGCAGCCCGTCCACAGCAGACGAGAGCGGACCTCCCGTAAAGAAATCCCGCACTGGTCCCGAGGCTATCATCAAACctgcagccagctcctcctccgTGGCCAGCGCGCAGTCACCGGGGATGTTTTCGCTGTTTCAGAGCAACAGGGGGAAACCTCCGGTCCAGACTGAACGGAACGGTTTGTTTGTCGGTAAACAAAGTCCTGGCAGTGCTGCCAGCAAGGGGGTGAAACGTTTACTGAACGAGGAGGCGGATCTTGGAGCGGCAGGTACAGAGACTTTGAGGAGTCAGCAGCCCGCGCCTGCATCCAGCGGGCAGGGCTTGAAAACGGCGAAACGTCTGTCACCGCGGACGTTGCTTGCAGTAGACAAACCTCTGGCGGAGGTGCTGAGACCAGAAACACTGGAGGAATACTTTGGGCAAAATAAAGTTGTAGGAGAGCAAAGTCTCTTCCGGCCACTTCTTGACTCCCAGGAAATACCGTCGCTGATCCTCTGGGGACCCCCGGGATGCGGAAAG ACCACTCTAGCCCACATCATTGCCAGCACCAGTAAGAAGAAGGGGGCGGCTCGCTTTGTAACTCTGTCCGCCACCAGTACATCCACCAATGAGGTCAGAGAAGTGATAAAGCAAGCGCAAAACGAGCTCCGACTGTGCAAGAGGAAGACCATCCTGTTCATCGATGAAATTCACCGCTTCAATAAATCCCAACAG GACACCTTCCTTCCACATGTGGAGTGTGGCACAGTCACTTTGATTGGAGCGACCACTGAGAATCCATCCTTCCAGGTGAATGCTGCCCTACTGAGCAGGTGCAAGGTGCTGGTTCTGGAGAAGCTGTCTGTGGAGGCGATGGGCTCGATCCTGAACAGAGCTGTGGCCACACTTGGGATCAGAATCCAGGGACAAGATTCGACAAACCCCAAATATGAAGACCAAACAGATGGACACAG acCAAAGATTTACATTCAGCAAAAAGCCCTGGACACCATGGCCTACCTTTGTGATGGCGACGCAAGAGTCGGACTCAATAGTCTCCAGCTGGCTGTTCAGGCTCAGATGTCCAAAACAAACCTCTTAGCACCCGACGATTCTCCTCAAGAGATACTAGTGACAGAAGAGCATGTCAAAGAAGGTCTCCAAAGGTCCCACATTCTCTATGATAAAGCTG GTGAAGAGCATTACAACTGCATATCAGCGTTACATAAGTCTATGAGAGGCTCCCATGAGAATGCGTCTCTATACTGGCTGGGCCGTATGCTTGAGGGTGGCGAGGATCCGCTCTACGTGGCTCGCAGATTGGTCCGCTTTGCCAGTGAAGAT GTATGGCAGATCCCGCCGCTCTTACTCAGGCTGTTTCTGCCTTCCAAGCCTGTCATTTCATTGGGATGCCTGAATGTGAG GTGA